The Passer domesticus isolate bPasDom1 chromosome 28, bPasDom1.hap1, whole genome shotgun sequence nucleotide sequence atatttatacaatatataaaattatatatattaatatataatattttaaatatatatataatatagtataaaaataaaaataaaataaataaataaataaataaaatatagtgTTAGgtatgttaaaatagaaactatgctatgcaagatatttgtttaagaaaggactcgCACCAGGTAGGAGCcgcaggacacctaaatctttcagagaaagggaattcattgccttatcagcagaaaactaacttcttcccacctcgctcaCACTGGAACATGGCAtaaggattaagaggaagaggTTGACAGTggccagacagaatcctgtgtttgaatggaatttatgcatcatgtatgagatgtatgaatatgcaacaggcgattgtttttaagggttaatcctctgttaacgggggtcctttttcgggcttgtgctgcccagaaaaaggtacccggactgtctgtaactctttgtttttattgtctcatattgtcctaaccTCAGATGTTCacattttattactctaattacattactatttttataaccattttattacaggggacagggcacacacggggacaggggacacacggggacaggggacacacaaGGGACCCCCGCCCCACACACGGACCCCAACCCCACAGAGAGACCCCGCCCACAGAGCCGAGCAGGCCACGCCCCACAGAGAGACCCCGCCCACAGAGCCGGGCAGGCCCCGCCCCACAGAGAGACCCCGCCCACAGAGCCGGGCAGGCCCCGCCCCATAATGAGATCCCGCCCCGAGCATATCAGGCCCCGCCCCACGGTATGACCCCGCCCCCAAGACCCATcaggccccgccccgcggccccgccgggcacagcgccccctgccgCCCGCCCCAGGAACGAGCCCCGCCCCAGCGCGGCTCTGATTGGTCGCCCGGCTGGCACCGGAGTGAGGGGAGGCGGGCGCTGATTGGTCAGAATGCCGAGGGCAGGGCGGAGCGAGCCCGGCGCCTGCGCAGGGCGGGAGGCGTCCCGTGGCAGCGCCGGCACTTCCGGCCGCCGCGTTCCACTTCCGGGTCGCGCCCACCGCCGCCCGGCCGCCGCCTGCGCCGAGCCGCGACCGCAGCGTCGGTACCGGGGCGGCccgggggccgggggggccggggggggccgggggctgcgtTGCAGGGGGTTGTGCCGCGGGGTGGCGGCGTTGCGCTGGGTGCAGGGGCTGGGTTGTACTGGGGTGGGGTAAACAGGGGtgtactgggttatactggggtaaactgggttatactggggtgtactgggatgaactgggctgtactgggttatactggggtATACTGGGTTGTACTGGGTTGTACTGGGGTgtactgggatgaactgggctgtactgggttatactgggttgtACTGGGGTGTACTGGGTTGTACTGGGGTgtactgggatgaactgggttGTACTGGGTTATAGTGGGGTATACTGGGTtgtactgggttatactggggtgtactgggatgaactggggtGTACGGGTTATACTGGGGTATACTGGGTtgtactgggttatactggggtCTACTGGGTTGTACTGGGTTGTACTGGGGTgtactgggatgaactgggctgtactgggttatactgggctgGGTTTCAGTAGGGTGTACTGGGTTGTACTGGGGTGGGGTAAACTGGGCTAAACTGGGGTaaactgggttatactgggttgtAGCGGGGtaaactgggatgaactgggctgtactggggtGTACTGGGGTGGGTTATGGTGAagtgggttatactgggttatactgggctgTACGGGTTTTCCTGGGGTTGGTTTTACTGGGTTTTACTGGggtgggttatactgggttttACTGGGTTctactgggctgtactggggtATACTGGGTTGGGGTGGggtatactgggttatactgggttttactgggccaggccgggccgggctgggctcagggtgaggagctgggggggggggggggctctgggggcagcagAGCCTTGGGGGGAGCCctgggggggtcagggggttccccaggggggtctgggggtgtctCAGGGGGTGTCTCTGGGGGATCAGGGCGTATCTCTGGGCTCAGGGGGTCTCTCCAGGGCTGTCTCTGGGGGTGTctcaggggtctgggggtgtctCTGGGGGTCGggggggggtctcaggggggtctgggggtaTCTCCAAGGTCTGGGGGTGTCCCCGGGGGTGTCTCAGGGGGTGTCTCAGGGGTCAGGACcccagccttgtccctgtccctgtcctgtccctgtccccaggcccccagccctgtcccagccctgtcccatccctgtccctgtccctgtccctgtccctgtcccagcccagccctgtccctgtccctgtcctgtccctgtccctgtccctgtcctgtccctgtccctgtccctgtcccagccctgtccctgtccccagccctgtccctgtccctgtcccagccctgtccctgtcccagccctgtcccagccctgtcccagccctgtcccagccctgtccctgtcctgtccctgtccctgtccctgtccctgtcccagccctgtccctgtcccagccctgtcccagccctgtcccatccctgtccccagccctgtccctgtccctgtcccagccctgtccctgtcccagccctgtcccagccctgtcccagccctgtccctgtcctgtccctgtccctgtccctgtccctgtcccagccctgtccctgtccctgtcccagcccagccctgtcctgtcctgtccctgtccccaggccctgtcccagcctgtcctgtccctgtcccagcctgtcccagcccagccctgtccctgtccctgtcccagcctgtcctgtccctgtccctgtccccaggccctgtgccagccccgccATGCGGCTCTACAGCCTCAGTGTCCTGTACAAGGGGGACCCCAAGGTGCGCCTGCTCAAGGCCGCCCACGACGTCTCCTCCTTCAGCTTCTTCCAGAGGCCCAGGTGGGTctgggcagccctgcccagcctgggggggctcggggggatcctggggggtgctggggggctctggggggtgctggggaggggtctgaggcactggggctgcggtggcagcagggagaggcttttCCTGACCCCAGAggtgtccctggggagcctcaAAGGGGGTCAGGGAGCCCCCAGACAGGATCAGGGATCTCCCAAATGGGGTCAGGGGATCCCAGACAGGGTCAAGAGGCTCCCAAATGGGGTCAGGGGGATCCCAAATGTGTCAGGGATCCCCTAAATGGGGTCAGGGGGATCCCAAAGGGGGTGAGGGAGCTCCACAGGGGGGTCAGGAGGCTCCCAGATAAGGTCAGGGAGCCTCACTTGAGGTCAGGGACCCCTcacagggggtcagggggcTCCCAAATGGGGTCAGGGTGCTCCCAGATGGGGTCAGGGATCCCCCAAATGGGGTCAGGGAGCTCCACGTGGGGTTAGGGAGCCCCCAAACAGGATCAAGGATCCCCCAAATGGGGTCAGGGACCCCTcacagggggtcaggggtaTCCCAAATGGGGTCAGGGATGCCTCAAAGGGGATCAGGGATCCCCCAAATGTGTCAGGGGGCCCCCAAATGGGGGTCAGGGGGCTCCACAAGGGGTCAGGGGGCTCCCAAATGGGGtcagggggctgcagcagctcctcagagccccccggggctggggcacaaagcaggcagtgctgtgggacACGTGGGGGAGTTGGGAAATTCCTCTGGGAGCCAAACTCTCCGTGCCAGGGTTCTGTAACTGCAGGGGTGAAGGAAGGGCTGAAACTGCCccaaaaaaaagctttttctgaGCCAGATGTGCGAGTGGGacctgcagcagtgccagcccagtcATTTGGGGGCTGGAATttggggagagcagggctgcggaacctgctgggcaggagcacagggctgggctgagctcctgccagggaatttggcagggccagggaggcactgggagcccAGATCCTCCTGGAATGCTGGGAATAAACCCAggactgcagtgcaggagctggggaggatcCCGTGGGACGTGGGACCCCCGAGTGTTCTGCGTGGTGGGTGTGACACCCCGGGGGAGAGGAggctgtgctccctccctgctgaggCAGGGATGCTCGGGAGTCCCTGGGCTGGACCAGGAGGTTCAGGATCTTCAGCAATCCTTGGGTTGGATCAGGATGCTCAGGATGTTCAGGAGTCCCTGGGCTGGATCAGGATCTTCAGGATTTTCAGGAGTCCTTGGGCTAGATCAGGGTATTCAGAAATCTTTGGGCTGGATCAGGATGTTCAGGAATCCTTGGACTGGATCAGGATTTTCAGGATCTCAGGAGTCCTTAGACTGGATCAGGATTTTCAGGAGTCCCTGGGCTGGATCAGCATTTTCAGGGTATTCAGGAATCCTTGGGCTGGATCAGGATTTTCAGGATTTTCAGGATGCTCAGGAGTCCTGGGCTGGATCAGATTGTTCAGGAATCCCTGGTCTGGATCAGCATTTTCAGGATGTTCAGAAATCCTTGGACTGGATCAGGATGTTCAGGAGTCCCTGGGCTGGATCAGCAGTTTCAGGGTATTCAGGAATCCTTGGGCTGGACCAGGATGTTCAGGATGTTCAGGATGCTCAGGAATCCCTGGGCTGGACTCTCCCTGCAGTTTCCCCTCCCTGGAGCTGTGTCTGGGCCGGGGGGGGCTCTCAGCCCCCCAGGGGGTGTGAACTGGGGGCAGTGtcccctctggagctgctcccagccctgggggctgccagcagagcacagtgccacagcagggcgtgtgcagtgaggtgtccttgtcCCCACGCCAcccccgggcagggctgtgccactcCTGGCTGTGTGGTGGCTCTGTGACCCCTCCCTGGTGAGTGTCCCTGGGGATTCCAGCTGAGCTGGGCGTGTGTCACCCGCAGGCTGGgcccaggctgagcccagggTGAGCCCAGGGTGAGCCCAGGCTGATCTCAGGATGATCCAGGCTGATCCCAGGCTGATCccagctgagcccaggctgATCTCAGGGTGATCCAGGCTGATCCCAGGCTGATCTCAGGCTGATCCCAGGCTGATCTCAGGGTGATCCAGGCTGATCCCAGGGTgatcccagcctgcccacgcTGATCCCAGGCTGATCCCAGGCTGATGCCAGGCTGatcccagcctgtccaggcTGATTCCAGGCTGATCCCAGGCTGatcccagcctgtccaggcTGATCCCAGGCTGatcccagcctgtccagacTGATCCCAGGCTGATCCCAGCCTGCCCAGGCTGatcccaggctgttcccaggCTGATCCCAGGCTGatcccagcctgtccaggcTGATCCCAGGCTGATCCCAGCCTGCCCAGGCTGATCCCAGGCTGAtcccaggctgagcccaggctgATCCCAGCCTGCCCAGGCTGATCTCAGGGTGATCCAGGCTGATCCCAGGCTGATCCCAGGCTGATCCCAGCCTGCCCAGGCTGATCCCAGGCTGATCCCAGGCTGatcccagcctgtccaggcTGATCCCAGGCTGATCCCAGCCTGTCCAGCCTGATCCCAGCCTGATCCCAGCTGATCCCAGCCTGATCCCAGCCTGATCCCAGCTGATCCCAGCCTGATCCCAGCCTGATCCcaagctgggggctctgggggctgcctgagctgtccctggggcaggggggcTGAGGctcagcagtgtccccagcctgtccccagcatgtcccagcgtgtccccatgtccccagcgtgccctgtgcccgtgtccccacagtgtGCAGGAGTTCATGACCTTCACGAGCCAGCTGATCGCGGAGCGCTCGgcgctgggcagcagggcctcGGTCAGGGAGCAAGGTGAGAGCTTCCCCTGCCCCCACCCGGggaaaaaccaccccaaaacagagcctggggggctgctggggctgctggggggggtgagagcctggcacagcgtggcagaggctctgcaggggaCCTAGGGGGGTTCTCCAGGACCTGGAGAGGTTCTCCAGGACCTGGGGGGGTTCTCAGGGACCTGGGGGGGTTCTCAGGGACCTGGAGGGGTTCTGTAGGGTCCTGGAGGGGTTCTCaagggtcctgggggggttctcaggggtcctgggggggttctcaagggtcctgggggggttctcaagggtcctgggggggttctCCAGGACCTGGGGGGGTTCTGtagggtcctgggggggttctcaggggtcctgggggggttctcaagggtcctgggggggttctCCAGGACCTGGGGGGGTTCTGtagggtcctgggggggttctcaggggtcctgggggggttctcaggggtcctgggggggttctcaagggtcctgggggggttctCCAGGACCTGGGGGGGTTCTGtagggtcctgggggggttctcaggggtcctgggggggttctcaagggtcctgggggggttctCCAGGACCTGGGGGGGTTCTGtagggtcctgggggggttctcagggtcctgggggggttctCAGGGTTTGCAGGGACCTGCAGGAGTTCTCAGGGACCTTCAAGGACCTCCAGAGGTTCTCAGGGACCTGGAGAGGTTCTGCAGGACCTGGGGGAGTTCTCAGGGACCTGGGAGGGTTCTCAGGGTCCTGGGGGGTTCTGCAGGACCTGGGGGAGTTCTCAGGGGATCAGGAGGGGTTCTCAGGGACCTGGAAAGGTTCTGCAGGACCTGAGGGGGTTCTCAGGATCCTGGGGGGGGTTCTCAGGGACCTGCAGGACCCACAGAGGTTCCCGAGGAACTTCAGAGGTTCTTGGGGACCTTCAGGGACCCACAGAGGTTCTCAGGGACCCACAGAGGTTCTCGGGGACCTGCAGGACCCACAGAGGTTCTCAGGGACCTGCAGAGGTTCTTGGGGACCTTCAGGGACCCACAGAGGTTCTCAGGGACCTGCAGAGGTTCCTGGGGACCTGCAGGACCCACAGAGGTtctcagggagctgctgcagtgcctgtgctCTCCCTGGCCCCCTCGGGACCCCCGGAGCTCTTGGGTTGCAGCCCCCCCAGCTTCCCaggccaccccagtgcagagTGGCTGTGCCAGCTTTGCCCTGCAAGCCCAGCTCCACATCCTGAATGCCCACCTCGTGCCAgcctccctgtcctgctgcacaCCCTCCTGAGCCCCAGCACGTGGGGGAGGCAGCCTGGACTGGCTGCTGGAGCCCTGGAATCACACCCCAGCCTTGTAATTAGTTAAAATGAGTCAAAATCAGGCTGAGCTCTTCCCCCAGTGGTTTTTATCCCTCTGGCTACCGTGGCATGTCACTTCTGACACGTGTGtgccctggccacagcacaGTTTGGAGCTGAGCCCCAAATTCTGAGCccttcctcctttcctgacAGAAAGTGCAGGTGCCCCTGCAGGGTGGTTTgggggaagcagaggggcagctctggggtgctGGGGTGGGCTCGGGGTGGCCCTGCCTGTGTGACAGCATTTCCTTGCAGAGTACCTGTGCCACGTGTACGTGCGGAGCGACGGGCTGGCTGGGGTGGTGATTGCAGACAATGAGTACCCCCAGAGGGTTTGCTTCACCTTGCTGGACAAGGTGagggctcctgcagcctccctgccctccccaccaGGGCtttggggcaggcagggctgcccacctCGGCCTGGGCATCGTTTGCCAAGACTGCTCAcatctgctggggctgcagccccttccccagctctgggcacccccagccccttccccagctctgggcacccccagccccttccccagttCTGTTCctgacacccccagccccttccccagctctgggcacccccagccccttccccagctctgggcacccccagccccttcctcagctctgttctgacacccccagccccttccccagctctgggcacccccagccccttccccagctctgttcctgctctgggcacccccagccccttccccagctctgttcctgctctgggcacccccagccccttccccagctctgttctgacacccccagccccttccccagctctgggcacccccagccccttccccagctctgttctgacacccccagccccttccccagctctgttctgacacccccagccccttccccagctctgacacccccagccccttccccagctctgttctgacacccccagccccttccccagctctgcccctggaACAGGGCAGTTCCTGTCTCCCTCAGGCTCCCAGAACTGGGCCCAGCCCTCGAGgggaggtggcagtgccagcccaggggatggtCACTGCCCTGGTaccagcccagggctgtgcatgAGCTGGGAGCTCCCTTCCCAAAAACCTCCAGGTCTATTTGGATGAGCAGACCCCTTGCAGCCCCTGTGGCCCCACGGCTGTGGCTCCTAAGTGTGTTTCCTccctggcaggtgctggaggagtTCTCCAGGCAGGTGAGCAGGATGGACTGGCCCTCAGGGTCACCTGCCACCATCAGCTACTCCGCCTTGGATGGGTACCTCAGCAAGTACCAGGTGCAGAGCCCAGgaccctgcagggctcctgtgttcccccagccctggggctctgTTCCCGttcccctggtgtccctggggctcTGTTCCCGttcccctggtgtccctggggtggTGGCAGCTCTGTCACCCTGCTGTTTGTCCCCAGAACCCCCGGGATGCTGACCCCATGACCCGAGTGCAGGCGGAGCTGGACGAGACCAAAATCATCCTGGTGAGGCTGCAGAGGAGGCCCTGGGCTGCTTGTGGGGCAGGGTGGAGTCACCCCAGGCCCTTCCCAGAGACCTCCCTGGCCTGGGGgcttcctttcctcttccccttTTTGCTCCTTGGGCTTTTCCCAGCTGGACACAAGCACCAGGGCTCGGCCCTGCTCCCCATGCcagcctcctccctgtccctgccaagctccatctcccctggggctgcagggctgggggggctggcaggaggtgCCTGGggggtgctggcagctccacctcgtgctgcaggctgccctggggctgctgctggggctcagcaCACGTTTCTCTGGCAGCACAACACCAtggagtcactgctggagcGTGGCGAGAAGCTGGACGACCTGGTCTCCAAGTCCGAGGTGCTGGGGGCACAATCCAAAGCCTTCTACAAAACGGTGGGTGTGGGGTGAGCCCCTCCCTCAGGGGCATCCCTGGGGGGGCACAGCTCGGGGGGCCAGGCAGGGatccccctgtgctgcagggagggagctgggtgccccagttccagctgcagggctggggggtccAGCTGTGGCCACAAGGAGAGGACCCCCGGGGCTCTCAGCCAGCACAGGGGCGGTGTGGGACCCCAGctgggaccccccagacccccggGCAGCTTCACAGAGgggttttccttctcttctcagGCCCGAAAGCAGAATTCCTGCTGTGAGATCATGTGACATGGAGCCCGGGGTCTGCACCTCCGGACCACCAGCCCTCCACACCCCTccacagcccccccagggctgctcctggggctgggccgggggtccccagccccctgggcTGATGTGACTGTTGTCCACCTTGAGGGGACACCAAGGCTGGCACCAGGCCGGCACCCAGGGGGGGTGGTCCACATGGAAGCCCCCCCAGCctcgctgctgctggggcagctgggaccaggggctgcctggccaagCACTCCCCTGCCTTCACAGCCCCCCAGAAGCCTGGA carries:
- the YKT6 gene encoding synaptobrevin homolog YKT6, translating into MRLYSLSVLYKGDPKVRLLKAAHDVSSFSFFQRPSVQEFMTFTSQLIAERSALGSRASVREQEYLCHVYVRSDGLAGVVIADNEYPQRVCFTLLDKVLEEFSRQVSRMDWPSGSPATISYSALDGYLSKYQNPRDADPMTRVQAELDETKIILHNTMESLLERGEKLDDLVSKSEVLGAQSKAFYKTARKQNSCCEIM